Proteins from a single region of Acidovorax sp. NCPPB 3576:
- a CDS encoding bifunctional adenosylcobinamide kinase/adenosylcobinamide-phosphate guanylyltransferase, which produces MSGPGPIAASELILGGQKSGKSRRAELLARQWLADSPTHRALLIATGQPWDDEMRERIARHQRDRAERVPGLRTLEEPLDLGGAIARHGSADTLIVVDCLTLWLTNWLMPASAPALDELEPNRPPAHDWLGQCAMFLGAIRQAPGPVVLVGNEIGLGVIPMGREVRAFVDALGGLNQRVAEACQRVTLVAAGLPLLLKDTP; this is translated from the coding sequence ATGAGCGGCCCCGGCCCCATCGCCGCGAGCGAGCTGATCCTGGGCGGCCAGAAAAGCGGCAAGTCGCGCCGCGCCGAACTGCTGGCGCGCCAGTGGCTGGCCGATTCGCCCACGCACCGCGCGCTGCTGATCGCCACCGGGCAGCCCTGGGACGACGAGATGCGCGAACGCATCGCGCGCCACCAGCGCGACCGCGCCGAGCGCGTGCCCGGACTGCGCACGCTGGAAGAGCCGCTCGACTTGGGCGGCGCCATCGCCCGCCACGGCAGCGCCGACACGCTGATCGTGGTGGACTGCCTCACGCTCTGGCTCACCAACTGGCTCATGCCGGCCTCGGCGCCGGCCTTGGATGAGTTGGAGCCAAATCGGCCTCCAGCGCATGATTGGCTAGGGCAGTGTGCTATGTTTTTGGGAGCAATCCGCCAGGCCCCCGGCCCGGTGGTGCTCGTGGGCAACGAGATCGGCCTGGGCGTGATCCCCATGGGCCGCGAGGTGCGCGCCTTCGTCGATGCGCTGGGGGGGCTGAATCAGCGCGTGGCCGAGGCCTGCCAGCGCGTCACCCTGGTCGCGGCGGGCCTGCCGCTGCTGCTGAAGGACACGCCATGA
- a CDS encoding cobyrinate a,c-diamide synthase: protein MAGSVCCPAIAIAAPASGQGKTTVTAALARLHARQGRRVRVFKCGPDFLDPCWHQLASGAPVHQIDLWMTGEADIAQRLHAAAREADLILIEGVMGLFDGAPSLADLAQRFGLPVLAVVDASAMGATLGAVVHGLRHYRAGLPWAGVLANRVATERHADLLRAGLNDPADWLGALPRVQLQAQAQDAATAAPAAPARSRAGLLPERHLGLVAAHELADGLARLDAAADALAATPLGRLPPHELQRWAVRFAPPERPEPVPPLLQGRTVAVADDAAFCFIYRANLDTLEALGARVVRFSPLADAALPPCDAVWLPGGYPELHTERLAGHTGMQASLRAHVRAGRAVWAECGGMMALFESITLADGQHRPLWGLLPGRVAMQKRLAALGPQQLDVDGHVLRGHTFHYSTCDSPAPVRARTARPAHAGPPGPGEALYRHGSIHASYFHAWFPSSPRAVAALLGASPDAPREAA from the coding sequence ATGGCGGGCAGCGTTTGCTGCCCTGCCATTGCCATCGCCGCACCCGCGTCCGGCCAGGGCAAGACCACCGTGACGGCGGCGCTCGCGCGGCTGCACGCCCGACAGGGGCGGCGGGTGCGGGTCTTCAAGTGCGGGCCCGATTTCCTCGACCCCTGCTGGCACCAACTGGCCAGCGGCGCCCCGGTGCACCAGATCGACCTGTGGATGACCGGCGAGGCCGACATCGCGCAACGCCTGCATGCCGCCGCGCGCGAGGCCGACCTGATCCTCATCGAAGGCGTGATGGGCCTGTTCGACGGCGCGCCCAGCCTGGCCGACCTGGCGCAGCGCTTCGGGCTGCCCGTGCTGGCGGTGGTGGATGCCTCGGCCATGGGCGCCACGCTGGGGGCCGTGGTGCACGGCCTGCGGCACTACCGCGCGGGCCTGCCGTGGGCCGGCGTGCTGGCCAACCGCGTCGCCACCGAGCGCCATGCCGACCTGCTGCGCGCGGGGCTGAACGACCCGGCAGACTGGCTGGGCGCGCTGCCGCGCGTGCAGCTGCAGGCGCAGGCGCAGGACGCTGCCACGGCGGCCCCCGCTGCCCCCGCGCGATCGCGGGCCGGCCTGCTGCCCGAGCGCCACCTGGGCCTGGTGGCCGCGCACGAGCTGGCCGATGGCCTGGCGCGGCTGGACGCCGCGGCCGATGCGCTGGCGGCCACGCCGCTCGGCCGCCTGCCGCCGCACGAACTGCAGCGCTGGGCCGTGCGCTTTGCCCCGCCCGAGCGGCCCGAGCCCGTGCCGCCGCTGCTGCAGGGCCGCACGGTGGCGGTGGCGGACGATGCGGCGTTCTGCTTCATCTACCGCGCCAACCTGGACACCCTGGAGGCGCTGGGCGCGCGGGTGGTGCGGTTTTCTCCGCTGGCCGATGCGGCGCTGCCGCCGTGCGATGCGGTCTGGCTGCCCGGCGGCTACCCCGAGCTGCATACCGAACGCCTCGCGGGCCACACCGGCATGCAGGCCAGCCTGCGGGCGCACGTGCGGGCCGGCCGCGCGGTGTGGGCAGAATGCGGCGGCATGATGGCGCTGTTCGAATCGATCACCCTGGCCGACGGCCAGCACCGGCCCCTGTGGGGGCTGCTGCCGGGCCGCGTGGCCATGCAAAAGCGGCTGGCGGCCCTGGGGCCGCAGCAGCTGGACGTGGACGGCCACGTGCTGCGCGGCCACACCTTCCACTACTCCACCTGCGACAGCCCGGCCCCGGTGCGGGCGCGCACCGCGCGGCCCGCGCACGCGGGGCCGCCCGGCCCGGGCGAGGCGCTGTACCGCCACGGCAGCATCCACGCGAGCTACTTCCACGCCTGGTTTCCGTCGAGCCCGCGCGCGGTGGCGGCCCTGCTGGGCGCCAGCCCGGATGCGCCACGGGAGGCGGCATGA
- a CDS encoding TonB-dependent receptor domain-containing protein codes for MKKPLFRARAAALAAAPSSLRPAALAASVALAFAAVPAAAQAQAQDAPVLLAQNQRVPSLSETVVAATRTPQPLADLVADVSVLDREAIENSGATGLADVLARLPGVEMVRNGGPGSATSLYLRGAETRFTAVYIDGVRMDSQSTGGAPWEAIPLAVIDRIEVLRGPAGAVYGSDAIGGVVQIFTRRGEAGTAPYVGVGVGSQGTYKAEAGVSGATGAVDYALGLARETSEGFNARTVATQNPDKDGYRRTSGNARVGLQIDAVHRLEGTLVASEMNSGYDATPLGNDDRNLHKMHALGLNWAAKWTPQYTTRVSVTDSRDRYETKPSVYLTDTRLRGYLFQNEWSQGPHRVTAALERREDRLENAPIDSKRSQDALALGYGFNAGGHTLQFNVRHDSDSEFGGQNTGSAAYGYAITPQWRATASVGTSFRAPTLYQRFSEYGLASLKPEEGRNAELGLRWAEGAGTFSAVAYRNRVKNLIVFGGPGGCPSPFGCYASTARAKYDGVTLSGSYKVAGVQLRGSVDFQNPRDEDTGRLLARRSKRHGTLGADTQVAGWTLGTEVQASGRRFDTAANTTVLGGYTLVNLYASTRIARDVTLLARVDNLADKDYQLARTYATAGRTFYAGLKWAPQ; via the coding sequence ATGAAAAAGCCTTTGTTCCGTGCGCGCGCCGCTGCCCTTGCCGCCGCACCTTCATCCCTGCGGCCCGCTGCCTTGGCTGCGTCCGTGGCCTTGGCGTTCGCCGCCGTGCCTGCCGCTGCGCAAGCCCAGGCGCAGGACGCCCCCGTTCTCCTGGCGCAAAACCAGCGCGTGCCCTCCTTGAGCGAAACCGTGGTGGCCGCCACGCGCACGCCGCAGCCCCTGGCCGATCTGGTGGCCGACGTGTCCGTGCTGGACCGCGAGGCCATCGAGAACAGCGGCGCGACCGGCCTGGCCGACGTGCTGGCGCGGTTGCCCGGTGTCGAGATGGTGCGCAATGGCGGCCCCGGCAGCGCCACCAGCCTGTACCTGCGCGGCGCCGAAACGCGCTTCACCGCCGTGTACATCGACGGTGTGCGCATGGATTCCCAATCCACCGGCGGCGCGCCGTGGGAGGCGATTCCGCTGGCGGTCATCGACCGCATCGAGGTGCTGCGCGGCCCGGCCGGCGCGGTGTATGGCTCGGACGCCATCGGCGGCGTGGTGCAGATCTTCACGCGCCGGGGCGAGGCCGGCACTGCCCCTTATGTGGGCGTTGGCGTGGGCAGCCAGGGCACCTACAAGGCCGAGGCCGGCGTGAGCGGCGCCACGGGCGCGGTGGACTATGCCCTGGGCCTGGCGCGCGAGACGAGCGAGGGCTTCAACGCGCGCACCGTTGCCACGCAGAACCCCGACAAGGACGGCTACCGCCGTACCTCCGGCAACGCCCGGGTGGGCCTGCAGATCGATGCGGTCCACCGCCTGGAAGGCACGCTGGTGGCCAGCGAGATGAACTCCGGCTACGACGCCACGCCGCTTGGCAACGATGACCGCAATCTGCACAAGATGCACGCCCTCGGCCTGAACTGGGCCGCGAAGTGGACCCCGCAATACACCACCCGCGTGTCGGTCACCGACTCGCGCGACCGCTACGAGACGAAGCCTTCCGTGTACCTGACCGACACGCGCCTGCGCGGCTACCTGTTCCAGAACGAATGGAGCCAGGGCCCGCATCGGGTGACCGCCGCGCTGGAACGCCGCGAAGACCGCCTGGAGAACGCGCCCATCGACAGCAAGCGTTCGCAGGACGCGCTGGCCTTGGGCTACGGCTTCAATGCCGGCGGCCACACGCTGCAGTTCAACGTGCGCCACGACTCCGACAGCGAGTTCGGCGGCCAGAACACCGGCAGCGCCGCGTATGGCTATGCCATCACGCCGCAGTGGCGCGCCACCGCGTCCGTGGGCACCTCGTTCCGCGCGCCGACGCTGTACCAGCGCTTCAGCGAATACGGGCTGGCATCGCTCAAGCCGGAAGAAGGGCGTAACGCCGAGCTGGGCCTTCGCTGGGCCGAGGGGGCGGGCACCTTCTCGGCCGTGGCGTACCGCAACCGCGTGAAGAACCTCATCGTGTTCGGCGGGCCGGGCGGATGCCCATCCCCCTTCGGCTGCTATGCCAGCACCGCGCGCGCCAAGTACGACGGCGTGACTCTTTCGGGCTCGTACAAGGTGGCTGGCGTGCAATTGCGCGGCTCGGTGGATTTCCAGAACCCGCGCGACGAAGACACCGGCCGGCTGCTGGCGCGCCGCTCCAAGCGCCACGGCACGCTGGGGGCCGACACGCAGGTCGCCGGCTGGACGCTGGGCACCGAAGTGCAGGCCTCGGGCCGGCGCTTCGACACTGCGGCCAACACCACGGTGCTGGGCGGCTACACGCTCGTCAACCTGTATGCCAGCACGCGCATCGCACGCGATGTGACGCTGCTGGCGCGCGTGGACAACCTGGCCGACAAGGATTACCAGCTGGCCCGCACCTACGCCACGGCGGGGCGCACGTTCTATGCGGGCCTGAAGTGGGCGCCGCAATGA
- a CDS encoding DUF904 domain-containing protein, producing the protein MDPSSPIDQIAERVERLLLRHAELQRANALLTAQVVHLTQERDSLKSRLNTARARVDALLESLPATPPSKDAE; encoded by the coding sequence ATGGATCCATCCTCTCCCATCGACCAGATCGCCGAACGCGTGGAGCGGCTGCTGTTGCGCCATGCGGAACTGCAACGCGCCAATGCCTTGCTGACCGCCCAGGTGGTCCATCTCACCCAGGAGCGAGACTCGCTCAAATCCCGGCTCAACACCGCCCGCGCCCGTGTGGACGCGCTGCTGGAGAGCCTGCCCGCGACGCCCCCCTCGAAGGACGCCGAATGA
- a CDS encoding cell division protein ZapA, with protein MKQIEVQIMQQSYLLGCPEGHESRLLQAVERVDTAMTRIRDAGKVRARERIAVLAALNLAFEIADREEADLASAAQAQATAPTEPAPLARAEGPQFTDGPAPSHASLAGDPSGQMQLLLRRLDDALGDDGRLL; from the coding sequence ATGAAGCAGATCGAAGTCCAGATCATGCAGCAGAGCTACCTGCTGGGCTGCCCCGAGGGCCACGAATCGCGCCTGCTGCAGGCCGTGGAGCGCGTGGACACCGCCATGACTCGCATCCGCGATGCCGGCAAGGTGCGGGCCCGCGAGCGTATCGCCGTGCTGGCGGCGCTCAACCTGGCCTTCGAGATCGCCGACCGCGAAGAGGCCGACCTGGCCTCCGCCGCTCAGGCCCAGGCCACGGCCCCGACGGAGCCCGCGCCGCTGGCCCGTGCCGAAGGCCCGCAATTCACCGATGGCCCGGCGCCATCGCATGCCTCCCTGGCGGGCGACCCGTCCGGCCAGATGCAGTTGCTTCTGCGCCGCCTGGACGATGCGCTCGGCGACGACGGACGCCTGCTTTAG
- a CDS encoding sensor domain-containing protein, translating to MIRGPQGSVWRAVFDGLLEAVWLVEPEGLTVRFANQGAAALLGRSPEAMEGANAVELLACTPEDLYFWAQDRDALMRGIHSHSGLLGGDGQFIPVDRRVSRVDSPAGEALLLVTMIDRREQASNERELEILLSELRATLDSAADGMLVYDMGGRMRAFNQRLAQLWGMPEDLLVQRNDAAVVAHMQQQVADADAYRARLSSIALEPGRETSDILHLRNGTIIERRSVPQLSQGRPVGRVFSFRDVTLNAEAQASLRLAARVFDSSLDAIFIADDRHQIVRMNPSCERLIGAPAVALQGVPAASIFGAEDAHAGWMEHVLAAWERDGFWEGELCLPESGASGTAKPACAVHLSWVVLRSEEGNALQSIGFMRDLTQQHAARTRIEELAYSDVLTGLPNRLRLSRRVGEAIDSIQASRLDAGGFAILFVDLDRFKIINDSLGHLFGDRVLQIVAKRLQGCLRQSDMLCRLGGDEFVVYLHGGDAAIAEGVARRMLEDMLRPFMLDGMGFSIQCSIGVALYPQDGETLDDLIKQADTAMYRVKERGRGSYGFYQPQMNADLLSRMKLEHAMRQALGQQRMVVHYQPQVAMATGGVVGAEALLRWTDPELGPISPGVFIPLAEESGYIITLGSWVMEQAVQEAARWLRSGSPLVMAVNVSALEFRQPDFVERLTRLLLKHGLPAKLLELELTETILLQDAQEMEQRLVALAELGVGLAIDDFGTGYSSLAYLKKLAIHKLKIDQSFVRGLPDDEGDRAIINAIVHMGRALHIEVVAEGVETQQQRKALEQMDCRYFQGYLCAPAMPAEAFRSLLASRQSYSWELPAPA from the coding sequence GTGATCCGCGGCCCCCAGGGCAGCGTGTGGCGTGCCGTGTTCGATGGGCTGCTGGAGGCGGTCTGGCTGGTGGAGCCCGAGGGGCTCACCGTGCGCTTCGCCAACCAGGGGGCGGCCGCGCTGCTCGGGCGTTCGCCCGAAGCCATGGAAGGCGCCAACGCGGTCGAGCTGCTGGCCTGCACGCCGGAAGACCTGTATTTCTGGGCGCAGGACCGCGATGCGCTGATGCGCGGCATCCACTCGCACTCCGGCCTGCTGGGCGGCGATGGACAGTTCATTCCGGTGGACCGGCGCGTGTCACGGGTGGATTCGCCAGCGGGCGAGGCCCTGTTGCTGGTGACCATGATCGACCGGCGCGAGCAGGCCTCGAACGAGCGCGAATTGGAGATATTGCTTTCCGAACTGCGCGCCACGCTCGACTCTGCCGCCGACGGCATGCTGGTGTACGACATGGGCGGACGCATGCGGGCCTTCAACCAGCGGCTGGCACAGCTGTGGGGCATGCCCGAGGACCTGCTCGTGCAGCGCAACGACGCCGCCGTGGTCGCCCACATGCAGCAGCAGGTGGCCGATGCCGATGCCTACCGGGCGCGGCTGTCCTCCATCGCGCTGGAGCCCGGACGCGAGACCTCCGACATCCTTCACCTGCGCAACGGCACCATCATCGAGCGCCGCTCGGTGCCGCAGCTCAGCCAGGGCCGGCCCGTGGGCCGGGTGTTCTCGTTTCGCGACGTGACGCTCAACGCCGAGGCGCAGGCCAGCCTGCGGCTGGCTGCGCGCGTTTTCGACTCCAGCCTGGATGCCATCTTCATCGCCGACGACCGCCACCAGATCGTGCGGATGAACCCCAGTTGCGAGCGGCTGATCGGCGCGCCCGCCGTGGCCTTGCAGGGCGTGCCTGCGGCATCGATCTTCGGCGCCGAAGACGCGCACGCGGGCTGGATGGAGCATGTGCTGGCGGCGTGGGAACGCGACGGTTTCTGGGAGGGCGAGCTTTGCCTGCCCGAGAGCGGCGCGAGCGGCACCGCTAAGCCCGCGTGCGCGGTGCACCTGTCGTGGGTGGTGCTGCGCAGCGAGGAGGGCAATGCGCTGCAGAGCATCGGCTTCATGCGCGACCTCACGCAGCAGCATGCGGCTCGCACGCGCATCGAAGAGCTGGCCTACAGCGACGTGCTCACCGGGCTGCCCAACCGCCTGCGCCTGTCGCGCCGCGTGGGCGAGGCCATCGATTCGATCCAGGCATCGCGGTTGGATGCAGGTGGTTTCGCCATCCTGTTCGTTGACCTGGACCGCTTCAAGATCATCAACGACTCCCTGGGCCATCTGTTCGGCGACCGCGTGCTGCAGATCGTGGCCAAGCGCCTGCAGGGCTGCCTGCGCCAGAGCGACATGCTGTGCCGCCTGGGCGGCGACGAGTTCGTGGTGTACCTGCACGGGGGCGATGCCGCCATCGCCGAAGGCGTGGCCCGACGCATGCTCGAGGACATGCTGCGGCCCTTCATGCTCGACGGCATGGGGTTTTCCATCCAGTGCAGCATCGGCGTGGCGCTGTACCCGCAGGACGGCGAGACGCTGGACGACCTCATCAAGCAGGCCGACACCGCCATGTACCGCGTGAAGGAGCGCGGCCGTGGAAGCTACGGCTTCTACCAGCCGCAGATGAATGCCGATCTGCTGTCGCGCATGAAGCTCGAGCACGCCATGCGGCAGGCCCTGGGCCAGCAGCGCATGGTGGTGCACTACCAGCCGCAGGTCGCCATGGCGACCGGCGGCGTGGTGGGGGCCGAAGCACTGCTGCGCTGGACCGATCCGGAACTGGGGCCCATCTCGCCGGGCGTGTTCATTCCGCTGGCGGAAGAGTCCGGCTACATCATCACGCTGGGTTCGTGGGTCATGGAGCAGGCCGTGCAGGAGGCCGCGCGCTGGTTGCGGTCGGGCTCGCCGCTCGTCATGGCGGTGAACGTGTCGGCGCTGGAGTTTCGCCAGCCCGACTTCGTGGAGCGGCTCACGCGGCTTTTGCTCAAGCATGGCCTGCCGGCCAAGCTGCTCGAACTGGAACTGACCGAAACCATCTTGCTGCAGGATGCGCAGGAGATGGAGCAGCGCCTGGTGGCCCTGGCCGAACTGGGCGTCGGCCTGGCCATCGACGACTTCGGCACGGGTTATTCCAGCCTGGCCTATCTGAAGAAACTGGCGATCCACAAGCTCAAGATCGACCAGTCGTTCGTGCGTGGCCTGCCCGACGACGAGGGCGACCGCGCGATCATCAATGCCATCGTGCACATGGGGCGTGCGCTGCACATCGAGGTGGTGGCGGAGGGCGTGGAAACGCAGCAGCAGCGCAAGGCGCTGGAGCAGATGGACTGCCGTTATTTCCAGGGGTATTTGTGCGCGCCGGCCATGCCTGCCGAGGCTTTCAGGAGCCTTCTGGCAAGCCGCCAGAGCTATTCGTGGGAACTGCCGGCGCCGGCATGA
- a CDS encoding HD-GYP domain-containing protein, producing MTNPLLIDVGRLRVGMFIQLDLGWMNHPFPVSSFRIASPEQISTLAALGLSQVRWIPSKSDPSVQGLLPPGHPSAPDPVTEAARESVVEGPSIAQASMAEFRERIKAQSRSLAACDERFARATRVYERLATSAEQDPSEARSSSNALVSTCVDELLDQGDSAIRLLSERVGTRAALHSVNVMVLSLLLGKALGMLGDDLQPLGAAALLHDLGKITLPPHVAQPHSALGPADQALYEAHVGESVVLAERMGLGTAVVEAIAQHHEMADGTGFPLQLKGADISRGGQVLALVNYYDRLCNPLRGANALTPHEALSVIFAQHKQRFDAVVLRAFIRMMGVYPPGSIVQLVDDRYAIVTAVNSARPLRPRVIVHESGVSKDDALVIDLEDQPALGIRRSLRPAQLPRDALDYLSPRKRICYYFERAVEAAPTGAQS from the coding sequence GTGACCAATCCCCTCCTCATCGATGTCGGCCGGCTGCGCGTAGGCATGTTCATCCAGCTCGATCTGGGCTGGATGAACCATCCCTTTCCAGTCAGCAGCTTCCGCATCGCGTCGCCGGAGCAGATCAGCACGCTGGCCGCCTTGGGGCTGTCCCAGGTGCGCTGGATACCTTCCAAAAGCGATCCGTCGGTGCAGGGCCTGCTGCCGCCCGGCCATCCCTCCGCACCCGATCCGGTCACTGAGGCAGCGCGGGAGTCCGTGGTGGAAGGGCCTTCCATCGCGCAGGCATCGATGGCGGAGTTCCGCGAGCGCATCAAGGCGCAGAGCCGCTCGCTGGCCGCCTGCGACGAGCGCTTTGCGCGTGCCACCCGGGTGTACGAACGCCTGGCCACCAGCGCCGAACAAGACCCGTCCGAGGCGCGTTCCTCGTCCAACGCGCTGGTTTCCACCTGCGTGGATGAGCTGCTCGACCAGGGCGATTCCGCCATCCGCCTGCTCTCCGAGCGGGTGGGCACGCGCGCGGCCCTGCATTCGGTCAACGTGATGGTGCTGTCGCTGCTGCTGGGCAAGGCGCTGGGCATGCTGGGCGACGACCTGCAGCCCCTGGGCGCAGCGGCGCTGCTGCACGACCTGGGCAAGATCACGCTGCCGCCCCATGTGGCCCAGCCACATTCCGCACTGGGCCCGGCCGACCAGGCCCTGTACGAGGCGCATGTCGGCGAATCCGTCGTGCTGGCAGAGCGCATGGGCCTGGGTACCGCCGTCGTCGAGGCCATCGCGCAGCACCATGAAATGGCCGATGGCACCGGATTCCCGCTCCAGCTCAAAGGGGCTGACATATCCCGCGGCGGGCAGGTGCTGGCGCTGGTCAACTACTACGACCGGCTGTGCAACCCGCTGCGGGGCGCCAATGCGCTCACCCCGCACGAGGCGCTGTCGGTGATCTTCGCGCAGCACAAGCAGCGGTTCGATGCCGTGGTGCTGCGGGCTTTCATCCGCATGATGGGCGTGTATCCGCCGGGATCGATCGTGCAGTTGGTCGATGACCGCTACGCCATCGTGACGGCCGTGAACTCGGCCCGCCCGCTGCGGCCCAGGGTGATCGTGCACGAGTCCGGTGTCTCCAAGGACGATGCCCTGGTGATCGACCTGGAAGACCAGCCGGCGCTGGGCATCCGCCGCAGCCTTCGCCCGGCGCAGTTGCCGCGCGATGCGCTCGACTACCTGTCGCCCCGCAAGCGCATCTGCTACTACTTCGAACGGGCCGTAGAAGCCGCGCCGACCGGGGCGCAGTCGTGA
- a CDS encoding sulfite exporter TauE/SafE family protein, whose amino-acid sequence MPDTLVWTALAMGLAGGPHCLAMCAAPCGALVRAGGPDHATAENAGAQPVRWAGRGVALPAGRLWTRPFAFHLGRLAGYALAGALAAWAMDRLAWLTQQATALRPAWTLLHVAVLAWAVLLVFQARQPAWVDHAGRLLWRRVAPWVRSPGGLFSTGFAWALMPCGLLYSALLLAALTGNPWRGALAMVCFGAGGAAWLVAGQWIWQRLRSGGAAGGARGGWGVRVSGLLLFGIAAWGLWMDVFHRQAEPWCL is encoded by the coding sequence ATGCCCGATACCCTGGTCTGGACCGCGTTGGCCATGGGGCTGGCGGGCGGCCCGCATTGCCTGGCGATGTGCGCGGCGCCCTGCGGGGCGCTGGTGCGCGCTGGCGGCCCGGACCACGCCACGGCGGAAAACGCAGGGGCGCAGCCGGTGCGATGGGCGGGCCGCGGCGTGGCTTTGCCGGCGGGCCGCCTCTGGACGCGGCCCTTCGCCTTCCATCTGGGGCGGCTGGCCGGGTACGCCCTCGCGGGCGCCCTGGCGGCCTGGGCGATGGACCGCCTGGCCTGGCTGACCCAGCAGGCAACTGCGCTGCGCCCTGCATGGACGCTGCTGCATGTCGCCGTGCTCGCCTGGGCCGTGCTGCTGGTCTTTCAGGCGCGGCAACCGGCCTGGGTGGACCACGCGGGCCGGTTGCTGTGGCGGCGCGTCGCCCCCTGGGTTCGATCGCCCGGCGGCCTGTTTTCCACGGGTTTTGCATGGGCCTTGATGCCCTGCGGCCTCTTGTATTCCGCGCTGCTGCTCGCGGCCTTGACCGGAAACCCCTGGCGCGGGGCGCTGGCCATGGTCTGCTTCGGCGCGGGGGGCGCGGCCTGGCTGGTGGCCGGCCAGTGGATCTGGCAACGGCTGCGCAGCGGCGGTGCGGCCGGGGGCGCCAGGGGAGGGTGGGGCGTGCGGGTGTCCGGCCTGCTGCTGTTCGGCATTGCCGCCTGGGGACTGTGGATGGACGTTTTCCACCGGCAGGCCGAGCCCTGGTGCCTGTAG
- the hemN gene encoding oxygen-independent coproporphyrinogen III oxidase produces MIAVTPELLRRFDVPGPRYTSYPTADRFVEAFGQDEYVLALQQRRLGSAAKALPLSLYVHIPFCESLCYYCACNKIITRHPERAEVYLRYLSREIDLHTAQCGVGQVVSQLHLGGGSPTFLSDDGLRSLMAMLQRSFTLAPGGEYSIEIDPRTVNADRLALLAELGFNRLSFGVQDFDPEVQKAVHRIQPAGQVFDLVASARALGFESINVDLIYGLPRQTPESFERTLEQVGRLRPDRIALYAYAHLPERFKPQRRIVPADLPLAASKVAMLSQSLRAFQDAGYVYVGMDHFALPGDALAVAKRQGRLHRNFQGYSTQPDCDLLGLGVSAIGRVGATYSQNAKTLDEYYDFINQGRLPVVRGLALTRDDLVRRSVIMALMCQGEVLFEPVEQAWLIDFRQYFAAELQALEDLQAQGLVVLGQEGIEVTAMGWFFVRGVAMLFDRYLQADRNRARFSRII; encoded by the coding sequence ATGATCGCTGTCACCCCTGAACTCCTGCGCCGCTTCGACGTGCCCGGCCCCCGCTACACCTCCTACCCGACGGCCGACCGGTTCGTGGAGGCCTTCGGGCAGGACGAATACGTTCTCGCTCTGCAGCAGCGCCGCCTGGGGTCCGCCGCGAAGGCGCTGCCCCTGTCGCTGTATGTGCACATCCCGTTCTGCGAATCGCTTTGCTACTACTGCGCCTGCAACAAGATCATCACCCGGCATCCCGAGCGGGCCGAGGTGTACCTGCGCTACCTCAGCCGCGAGATCGACCTGCACACGGCCCAGTGCGGCGTGGGGCAGGTGGTGAGCCAGCTGCACCTGGGCGGGGGCAGCCCGACGTTCCTGTCGGACGACGGCCTGCGGTCGCTGATGGCCATGCTCCAGCGCAGCTTCACGCTCGCGCCTGGCGGCGAGTATTCGATCGAGATCGATCCGCGCACGGTCAATGCGGACCGGCTGGCGCTGCTGGCCGAGCTGGGCTTCAACCGCCTGAGCTTCGGCGTGCAGGACTTCGACCCCGAAGTGCAGAAAGCCGTGCACCGCATCCAGCCGGCAGGCCAGGTCTTCGACCTGGTGGCCAGCGCGCGGGCGCTGGGGTTCGAATCGATCAACGTGGACCTGATCTACGGCCTGCCGCGGCAGACGCCCGAGTCTTTCGAGCGCACGCTCGAGCAGGTCGGCCGGTTGCGGCCCGACCGCATCGCGCTGTATGCCTATGCCCACCTGCCCGAGCGCTTCAAGCCCCAGCGCCGCATCGTGCCGGCCGATCTGCCGCTGGCGGCGTCGAAGGTGGCCATGCTGTCGCAATCGCTGCGGGCGTTCCAGGACGCCGGCTACGTCTATGTGGGCATGGACCACTTCGCGCTGCCGGGCGACGCGCTGGCCGTGGCCAAGCGCCAGGGCCGGCTGCACCGCAACTTCCAGGGCTACAGCACCCAGCCCGACTGCGACCTGCTCGGCCTGGGCGTGTCGGCCATCGGCCGCGTGGGCGCGACCTACAGCCAGAACGCCAAGACGCTGGACGAGTACTACGACTTCATCAACCAGGGGCGCCTGCCGGTCGTGCGCGGCCTGGCGCTCACGCGCGACGACCTGGTGCGCCGCTCCGTGATCATGGCGCTGATGTGCCAGGGCGAGGTGCTGTTCGAGCCGGTGGAGCAGGCGTGGCTGATCGATTTCCGGCAGTACTTCGCTGCCGAGCTGCAGGCGCTGGAGGATCTGCAGGCGCAGGGCCTGGTCGTGCTCGGCCAGGAAGGCATCGAGGTCACCGCCATGGGCTGGTTCTTCGTGCGCGGCGTGGCCATGCTTTTTGACCGCTACCTGCAGGCCGACCGCAATCGCGCGCGGTTCTCCCGCATCATCTGA